From one Methylomonas paludis genomic stretch:
- a CDS encoding glutamine synthetase III encodes MTGNLVRVQAVQNITNRKPMPPKAPEPLSSLWSSDVFTLSKMKESLPKEVFKSVKKTIEAGAELDVSIADVVALAMKDWALSKGALYYAHVFYPLTNATAEKHDGFISVQSDGSTISEFSGKVLVQGEPDGSSFPNGGIRSTFEARGYTAWDVTSPAYIMTTDNGATLCIPTVFISWTGEALDKKTPLLRSNAAMNKAAKRVLSLLGHTDIAPVNSSCGAEQEYFLVDANFVNNRPDLLLAGRTLFGTPAAKGQQFDDHYFGAIPERVQVFMQDVEEQLYRLGIPAKTRHNEVAPGQFEIAPFFESANVATDHQQLLMTVLKNTAKKHGLVCLLHEKPFKGINGSGKHVNWSVGNATQGNLLDPGHTPHSNTQFLLFCGAVIRGVHKYGPLLRAAVATASNDHRLGANEAPPAIMSVYLGTQLDNVFEQISNGKITGSLNAGQMNLGITTLPVFSKDAGDRNRTSPFAFTGNRFEFRAVGSGQSVAGPLVTMNTILADSLGWVADTLESKLAAGTELDTAILETLKIIIDEHGAVVFGGNGYSAEWHKKAVEERGLLNLKTAADALPILKEPYIEALFDKLGVLSPVELASRFEIYAEQYILAIEVEAKLVVSMTKTGIYPAAVKYLSDLSTTLTSLKSNGVELDNASLVQISSLVSSLTDSSAKLSAVLKQHDFATIEEHLQFCAQTIRRLMDEVRVYADALESEISDELWPFPTYQEMLFIK; translated from the coding sequence ATGACTGGAAATTTAGTGCGGGTTCAAGCAGTACAAAACATCACCAATCGTAAACCCATGCCCCCCAAAGCGCCTGAGCCATTGAGCAGCTTATGGTCGAGCGATGTGTTTACCTTAAGCAAGATGAAGGAAAGTTTACCAAAAGAAGTTTTTAAATCGGTCAAGAAAACCATAGAGGCCGGTGCCGAGCTTGATGTGTCTATTGCAGACGTAGTCGCTCTGGCCATGAAAGATTGGGCGCTCTCCAAAGGCGCACTGTATTACGCTCATGTATTTTATCCCTTGACCAATGCTACAGCGGAAAAACATGATGGTTTTATCTCCGTGCAAAGCGATGGTTCCACCATTTCAGAATTCAGCGGCAAAGTCCTGGTTCAAGGTGAGCCAGACGGCTCATCTTTCCCTAACGGCGGCATCCGCTCTACTTTTGAGGCGCGCGGTTATACCGCATGGGATGTCACCAGCCCAGCCTATATTATGACCACCGATAACGGTGCAACTCTTTGCATCCCTACGGTGTTTATTTCCTGGACCGGCGAAGCCCTGGACAAGAAAACACCATTGCTGCGCTCCAATGCCGCAATGAACAAAGCCGCAAAACGTGTGCTATCGCTGCTGGGTCATACCGACATTGCCCCGGTTAATTCCAGCTGTGGTGCCGAACAGGAATATTTTCTGGTTGATGCTAATTTTGTCAACAATCGTCCTGACCTGTTATTGGCTGGCCGCACGCTGTTTGGTACCCCTGCTGCTAAAGGCCAGCAATTTGACGACCATTATTTCGGCGCCATTCCAGAACGCGTCCAAGTGTTTATGCAAGATGTGGAAGAGCAACTATATCGTCTGGGAATACCTGCCAAAACCCGCCATAACGAAGTTGCACCTGGTCAGTTTGAAATAGCCCCGTTTTTTGAATCTGCCAATGTCGCCACTGACCATCAACAATTGTTAATGACGGTTTTAAAAAATACCGCCAAAAAACACGGTTTGGTCTGTCTGCTGCATGAAAAACCGTTTAAAGGCATTAATGGATCTGGCAAACATGTGAATTGGTCGGTGGGCAACGCCACGCAAGGCAATTTGCTTGACCCCGGCCATACCCCGCATTCCAACACTCAGTTTCTGCTGTTCTGCGGCGCAGTTATACGCGGCGTACACAAATACGGCCCATTATTGCGTGCTGCGGTCGCCACCGCCAGCAACGACCATCGTTTGGGTGCTAATGAAGCTCCGCCAGCCATTATGTCGGTCTATCTGGGTACTCAGCTTGATAACGTTTTTGAACAAATCAGCAATGGCAAGATTACCGGCTCACTCAATGCTGGTCAGATGAATTTGGGCATCACCACCCTGCCGGTATTCAGCAAAGATGCCGGCGACCGCAACCGGACTTCACCTTTTGCCTTTACCGGCAACCGCTTCGAGTTTCGCGCTGTGGGTTCCGGTCAATCAGTAGCCGGCCCATTGGTAACCATGAACACCATTCTGGCTGATTCGCTGGGCTGGGTTGCCGATACCCTGGAAAGCAAATTGGCCGCCGGTACCGAACTGGATACTGCCATTTTGGAAACACTGAAAATCATTATCGATGAACACGGCGCGGTAGTCTTCGGCGGTAACGGTTATTCTGCCGAATGGCATAAAAAAGCAGTTGAAGAGCGCGGCTTATTAAACTTGAAAACCGCCGCGGATGCGCTGCCTATTCTCAAAGAACCGTACATTGAAGCTTTATTCGACAAACTAGGCGTGTTATCACCAGTCGAACTAGCCAGCCGTTTTGAAATCTACGCTGAGCAATATATCCTGGCAATAGAAGTGGAAGCCAAACTGGTTGTGAGCATGACTAAAACCGGTATTTATCCGGCGGCGGTTAAATACTTGTCTGATCTGTCTACTACCCTGACCAGCCTGAAAAGCAATGGAGTGGAGTTGGATAATGCCAGTCTGGTGCAAATTTCAAGTCTGGTAAGCTCATTGACCGATAGTTCGGCAAAATTAAGCGCTGTATTGAAACAGCATGATTTTGCTACGATTGAGGAGCACTTGCAATTCTGCGCACAAACCATCCGACGGCTAATGGACGAGGTGCGCGTGTACGCCGATGCGCTGGAAAGTGAAATTTCTGATGAGTTATGGCCTTTCCCAACCTATCAGGAAATGCTGTTTATTAAATAA
- a CDS encoding cytochrome-c peroxidase, translated as MQITKLIFQAILLIPVIASAHGPQPTPLQNVPIPSVPGLLDSNDPIVVDKAKAIVLGKALFWDVNVGSDGMACASCHFHAGADRRVKNQLNPGQKGLDTNSQTFQPLASGVVGGPNYTLSAADFPSFDYHDPLLQSSGISFTSDDVVGSAGTFSGEYASVNQFSGMNDQCKRAADPIFHIGAVGSRRVEPRNAPSVINAVFNHRNFWDGRANNIYNGFSPWGERDPNNGLWLKTGARSVIPYRLHLENSSLASQAMAPALNNVEMSCNQRNWPEIGRKLLLRQPLQNQAVHHADSVLGVYSLSSLDKQRPGLNTTYKNLIMQAFNTKFWSFSGSVPIQVPSGHTPYNQMEANFSMFFGLALQLYQSTLISDQSEFDLSPRDPITLEPTWQGLGKTADEISALTDGYETFSAVHCNLCHSGPAFTKAAIVLNSTLVTPKANSYYGSADSPIAYGLNAFGDGLAGQAAGISQNISLITRDTVTAGSRLLDFGFANSGVNDPNTDPGIAGIDDFGHPLSFADQYVDYLLGQYAAVLDPGVKTVRSCDFIVPLSVNIPASFPDKFSSSDGIQLDGSRENNLRQQNCNYSAYIPTIAAANAALISAPAKLAVSKQGVFKVPSLRNVELTGPYMHNGGMATLEQVVEFYTRKGNFNNPDKHLTVNQVLLQFDAGQRADLVAFLKSLTDNRVRYEKAPFDHPAIAVPNGQVGDNRALIAGNAMAAGLAKDEYLLIPAVGADGSPTPLLGFDTYLAQ; from the coding sequence ATGCAAATCACTAAACTGATTTTTCAAGCTATTTTGCTTATACCGGTAATAGCATCGGCACACGGCCCACAACCGACGCCATTACAAAATGTGCCTATCCCGTCAGTACCGGGGTTGTTGGATAGCAATGATCCTATTGTGGTAGATAAGGCCAAAGCTATAGTGTTGGGTAAGGCGCTGTTTTGGGATGTTAATGTCGGCAGTGACGGTATGGCTTGCGCATCATGTCATTTTCATGCCGGTGCTGATCGGCGGGTAAAAAATCAACTGAATCCAGGCCAGAAAGGTTTGGATACCAATAGCCAGACATTCCAGCCATTAGCGTCAGGAGTGGTCGGCGGCCCAAATTACACTCTATCCGCTGCTGATTTCCCCAGCTTTGACTATCATGACCCTTTGCTTCAGTCTAGTGGGATCAGTTTTACCAGTGATGATGTAGTGGGTTCGGCGGGAACCTTCAGTGGCGAATATGCCAGCGTTAATCAATTTAGCGGCATGAATGATCAGTGTAAACGTGCTGCTGATCCAATATTTCATATCGGTGCAGTCGGCAGCAGGCGGGTAGAACCTAGAAATGCACCTTCTGTGATCAATGCTGTATTCAATCATCGTAATTTTTGGGATGGTCGGGCTAATAATATTTATAACGGTTTCAGTCCCTGGGGTGAGCGCGATCCCAATAATGGACTTTGGTTAAAAACCGGTGCTCGTAGTGTGATTCCGTATCGCTTGCATTTAGAAAATTCCTCTCTAGCTTCTCAGGCGATGGCTCCGGCACTGAATAATGTGGAAATGTCTTGTAATCAGCGTAACTGGCCAGAGATTGGTCGCAAATTATTGCTGAGACAACCTCTACAGAATCAGGCCGTACATCATGCAGACAGTGTGTTGGGTGTATATAGCTTAAGCAGTCTCGACAAGCAGCGACCGGGGTTGAATACCACTTATAAAAATTTGATCATGCAGGCATTTAATACCAAATTCTGGTCTTTCAGTGGCTCAGTCCCTATTCAGGTGCCCAGTGGTCATACGCCCTACAATCAAATGGAAGCCAATTTCTCCATGTTCTTTGGCTTGGCCCTGCAACTTTATCAAAGTACGCTGATATCTGATCAGTCGGAATTTGATCTTAGTCCGCGCGACCCCATTACGCTGGAGCCTACTTGGCAGGGGTTGGGTAAGACAGCGGATGAAATTAGTGCTTTGACAGATGGCTACGAAACCTTTTCTGCCGTGCATTGTAATCTTTGCCATTCCGGTCCGGCTTTTACTAAAGCGGCCATCGTTTTAAACAGCACACTGGTCACACCAAAGGCCAACTCCTACTACGGTTCGGCGGATTCACCAATTGCTTATGGATTGAACGCATTTGGTGATGGCTTGGCTGGGCAGGCTGCCGGCATTAGTCAAAATATCAGCCTGATCACGCGTGATACGGTGACGGCAGGCAGTCGGCTGCTGGATTTTGGCTTTGCCAATTCTGGCGTAAATGACCCCAACACAGATCCAGGGATTGCCGGTATCGATGATTTTGGTCATCCATTATCATTTGCCGATCAATACGTCGATTATTTGTTGGGTCAGTATGCTGCCGTGTTGGACCCAGGCGTTAAGACTGTACGAAGCTGCGATTTTATTGTGCCGCTCTCGGTTAATATCCCTGCAAGTTTTCCCGATAAATTCAGCAGTAGCGATGGTATTCAATTGGACGGTAGCCGGGAAAACAATTTGAGACAGCAAAACTGTAACTACAGCGCATATATTCCAACCATAGCAGCAGCCAATGCCGCGCTCATCTCCGCTCCGGCAAAACTGGCCGTGTCTAAGCAAGGTGTGTTCAAGGTGCCGAGTTTACGCAACGTGGAACTTACCGGCCCGTATATGCACAACGGCGGTATGGCGACACTGGAACAAGTTGTGGAGTTTTATACTAGAAAAGGCAATTTTAATAATCCTGACAAGCATTTAACTGTTAATCAGGTGCTTTTGCAGTTTGATGCCGGGCAGCGTGCGGATCTGGTGGCGTTTTTGAAGTCATTGACCGACAACCGGGTTCGATATGAAAAAGCACCATTTGATCACCCAGCGATTGCTGTACCGAACGGTCAAGTTGGCGATAATCGAGCGTTGATAGCTGGTAATGCCATGGCTGCGGGCTTGGCTAAAGATGAATATTTGCTGATTCCGGCGGTGGGTGCAGATGGGTCGCCAACTCCCTTGCTGGGCTTTGATACTTATCTGGCTCAATAA
- a CDS encoding cytochrome-c peroxidase, producing MFFRLINPIMLVGLMLLGIETSVLADGFGPLPISLKGTPLPAVPGLLDGPDPIVVDKDSAIALGKALFWDTNVGSDGMACASCHYHAGADGRTKNQLAPGGKFSTLATAQTFTHTASNGVGGPNASLKQADFPFYQLADPLDPGSTINFQSDDVFGSSGTFAGKFLSVTPRDFSLSVQTGSNDTCNRAADPVFHVGAIGTRKVTPRNAPTVINAVFNFRNFWDGRANNIFNGSSPWGDRDPNAGIWVRTGATTIAKQRLTLINSSLASLAVSPPLNDSEMSCSQRTFKDLARKILNRAPLEQQIVHYQDSVLGALSLSSPGNLQPGLNTYYRALVMDAFNSKYWSYPLRDKFGAPATPGAMPYAQIEANFSMFFGLAIQLYESTLVSDDSPFDRSGRNAQGLPTDLSATELSGLDQFRNSNCAMCHIGPAFTSAAIAINAQLVKTHPEAFGSPDIIIKTSNNVVTRSLSNAGNTLIDTGFGSTGVTPIEADIGLAGVDDLGLPLSFSQQYLQYLAGNNAAVYDAVVKTIRPCDFQVALALNVPTAIPRFFTQADGVIPQAQSTIDCATPSYAYQPTAAATKTELAKTNSGKTLAVVSGVLKIPSLRNIELTGPYMHNGSMSTLDQVLEFYARGGNFETPAKNFGFIFEQADLATNAGNRAAIVAFLKTLTDERVRYEKAPFDHPQINITHGHPGDDIAVSKTNPLSAALGADQYLVIDAVGANGRATAVKAFDQTLPH from the coding sequence ATGTTTTTTCGTTTAATCAACCCAATTATGCTGGTTGGTCTGATGCTGCTTGGCATTGAAACCTCTGTACTGGCAGACGGTTTTGGTCCTTTGCCGATCAGTCTTAAAGGCACACCTTTGCCTGCCGTACCGGGTTTGCTGGATGGGCCTGATCCGATTGTGGTTGATAAAGATTCAGCAATTGCCTTGGGTAAGGCCTTGTTTTGGGATACCAATGTCGGTAGTGATGGTATGGCTTGTGCAAGTTGCCATTATCATGCCGGCGCTGATGGAAGAACCAAAAATCAATTGGCGCCAGGCGGCAAATTTTCTACTCTGGCCACTGCGCAAACCTTTACCCACACCGCCAGTAATGGTGTCGGAGGGCCGAATGCCTCACTCAAACAAGCTGACTTTCCGTTCTATCAACTGGCCGATCCTTTGGATCCCGGTTCAACTATTAACTTTCAGAGTGATGATGTATTCGGATCGTCCGGCACATTTGCCGGCAAGTTTTTGTCAGTAACGCCAAGAGATTTTTCTTTGTCGGTGCAAACCGGCAGCAACGACACCTGTAATCGCGCAGCCGATCCGGTATTTCATGTCGGGGCCATTGGTACCCGCAAAGTCACCCCGCGTAATGCCCCTACGGTAATCAATGCCGTATTTAACTTCCGTAATTTTTGGGATGGTCGGGCTAACAATATATTTAACGGCAGCAGTCCTTGGGGTGATCGTGATCCAAACGCCGGTATTTGGGTAAGAACCGGTGCCACGACAATTGCAAAGCAACGTCTAACACTCATCAACTCTTCGCTGGCATCGCTGGCGGTTTCACCACCACTAAACGATTCCGAAATGAGCTGTAGTCAGCGCACCTTTAAAGATCTGGCCCGCAAGATTCTGAATCGTGCCCCGTTGGAACAACAAATTGTGCATTATCAGGACAGTGTACTCGGCGCTTTAAGTCTTAGCTCACCGGGTAATCTCCAGCCCGGTCTGAATACTTATTATCGGGCGCTGGTAATGGATGCGTTTAATTCAAAATATTGGTCTTATCCTTTGCGGGATAAGTTTGGTGCTCCCGCAACCCCTGGAGCAATGCCTTATGCCCAGATTGAAGCAAATTTTTCCATGTTTTTTGGCTTGGCCATCCAATTGTACGAATCTACTTTGGTTTCCGATGACTCACCTTTCGATCGAAGTGGCCGCAATGCCCAAGGCTTGCCGACAGATTTAAGTGCAACTGAATTAAGTGGTCTGGATCAGTTTAGAAACAGCAATTGCGCAATGTGTCATATCGGCCCAGCTTTTACCAGCGCGGCTATTGCTATTAATGCTCAATTGGTGAAAACGCATCCCGAAGCCTTTGGTAGTCCGGACATTATCATTAAAACCTCAAATAATGTTGTGACCCGCTCTCTGAGTAATGCCGGTAATACCCTGATCGATACCGGTTTTGGTTCGACTGGTGTTACTCCTATTGAAGCAGATATAGGTTTGGCTGGGGTTGATGATTTGGGTCTGCCATTGTCATTCAGTCAGCAATATTTGCAGTATTTGGCAGGTAATAATGCCGCTGTTTACGATGCTGTCGTCAAAACTATCAGACCATGTGATTTTCAGGTAGCGTTGGCCCTGAATGTACCCACAGCCATTCCCCGATTTTTCACCCAGGCCGATGGCGTAATCCCTCAAGCACAAAGCACAATTGATTGCGCAACCCCAAGCTATGCCTATCAGCCCACAGCCGCCGCCACAAAGACGGAATTAGCTAAAACCAATAGCGGTAAAACACTGGCGGTAGTATCCGGGGTATTAAAAATACCGAGTTTGCGTAATATCGAATTGACCGGCCCATATATGCATAATGGCAGCATGTCAACTCTGGATCAGGTTTTGGAGTTTTATGCCAGAGGCGGAAATTTTGAGACTCCGGCCAAAAACTTTGGTTTTATCTTTGAGCAGGCTGATTTAGCCACTAATGCCGGCAATCGGGCTGCCATCGTGGCGTTTTTGAAAACTTTGACAGATGAACGGGTGCGCTATGAAAAAGCCCCGTTTGACCATCCGCAAATCAATATAACCCATGGCCATCCAGGTGATGATATTGCTGTGAGTAAAACCAATCCATTATCTGCTGCATTAGGCGCTGACCAATATCTGGTCATAGACGCGGTGGGAGCCAATGGCAGGGCGACAGCGGTGAAAGCGTTTGATCAAACTTTGCCGCATTAA
- a CDS encoding sulfotransferase — MTRPHRNEPCPCGSGKKFKKCCLDSPNHPQVSASNAFQTDLNFAQQAVFKQDFAGAAAHFRRALSRQKNSAQALAGLGQSLCRLNRINEGIVFLLQAGKVLLKQAKLSKDIKYVLDLAFQLSHWHALEPALDLAQLALAIDGNSANANHIIALCLHGLNRHTEALAFSVRAVELAPREANAIILLAVLEAKQGELSRARQRLENLLATGQPNMARAHTELGVILDKIGEYDSAFQQLSLAGAENLKCSATQALDKTAVYRDINLYQQAYDPTFLQSSANLKADDGLPTPVFILGFYRSGTTLIEQILAAHRQIISSDEAPLLSAVLAELSKLGEPGITLPERIKSLSHTDISRLRKLYWQTAQAALGKQIQHKVLVDKTALNTLNIELINALFPEAVVIFAVRDPRDVCLSCFMQSFGLSTLTIHFLNWTDCARFYALIMAYWLSIRDQLSLNWIELRYEDLLADLAGQFSPIFAKIGLEWSAECEEFYLKSQRKIIKTPSFSQVTQPLYHSSAYRWRHYQKHFAAILPILEPFIKAYDYQPS, encoded by the coding sequence ATTACTCGCCCTCACCGAAATGAACCATGCCCATGCGGCAGCGGCAAGAAATTTAAAAAATGTTGTCTAGATAGCCCGAATCATCCTCAGGTATCGGCAAGCAATGCATTTCAGACTGATTTAAACTTTGCGCAACAAGCTGTATTTAAGCAAGACTTTGCCGGTGCAGCCGCCCACTTTCGTCGGGCGTTGAGCCGGCAAAAAAACTCAGCTCAAGCGCTCGCTGGTTTAGGCCAAAGCTTATGTCGGTTAAACCGGATCAATGAAGGCATCGTTTTTCTGCTACAAGCCGGAAAAGTACTACTTAAACAGGCAAAACTAAGCAAAGACATAAAATATGTGCTTGATCTGGCTTTTCAGTTATCACACTGGCACGCTCTGGAACCGGCCCTAGATCTGGCGCAACTGGCTTTAGCCATTGACGGTAATTCTGCCAACGCCAACCATATAATTGCCCTTTGCCTACATGGCCTGAACCGGCATACCGAAGCCTTGGCGTTTTCTGTAAGAGCTGTCGAACTGGCACCACGGGAAGCCAATGCCATTATTCTTCTGGCAGTGCTGGAGGCAAAACAAGGGGAACTCAGTCGCGCCAGACAACGCCTGGAAAATTTGCTGGCAACCGGCCAGCCGAATATGGCCCGCGCCCACACAGAACTTGGCGTGATACTGGATAAAATAGGGGAATATGATTCGGCATTCCAACAGTTGAGTTTGGCTGGAGCGGAGAATTTAAAGTGTTCCGCAACCCAAGCACTGGACAAGACTGCGGTTTACCGTGATATCAATCTATACCAACAAGCTTATGATCCGACGTTTTTACAATCCAGCGCCAACCTTAAAGCGGATGATGGATTACCGACACCGGTTTTTATCCTGGGTTTTTATCGATCCGGTACCACGCTGATTGAACAAATTTTGGCTGCTCACCGGCAGATTATTAGTAGCGACGAGGCCCCTTTACTATCGGCCGTTCTAGCTGAATTAAGCAAATTGGGGGAACCGGGTATAACTCTGCCGGAACGCATTAAATCACTAAGCCATACCGATATCAGCCGGTTACGCAAACTGTATTGGCAAACCGCCCAAGCCGCTTTGGGGAAACAAATCCAGCACAAGGTATTGGTTGATAAAACCGCCCTGAATACCCTGAATATTGAACTGATCAACGCTTTGTTTCCGGAGGCCGTGGTGATATTTGCCGTACGCGATCCGCGCGATGTATGCCTAAGCTGCTTTATGCAGTCTTTCGGTTTGTCGACATTAACCATTCATTTTCTGAACTGGACAGACTGCGCCCGTTTTTATGCCTTGATCATGGCCTACTGGCTATCAATTCGTGACCAGCTGTCTCTGAACTGGATCGAACTGCGTTACGAAGATTTATTGGCCGATTTGGCAGGCCAATTCTCACCGATATTCGCTAAAATCGGTCTGGAATGGTCGGCTGAATGCGAAGAGTTTTATCTTAAGTCTCAGCGCAAAATCATTAAAACCCCCAGTTTTTCTCAGGTAACCCAACCTTTGTATCATTCCTCAGCATATCGCTGGCGGCACTATCAAAAGCATTTTGCTGCCATTCTGCCCATACTTGAACCTTTCATCAAAGCTTATGACTATCAACCCAGCTAA
- the cysC gene encoding adenylyl-sulfate kinase yields MALPTISASANTAWHHATVTRGCRQLLNGHPAVILWFTGLSGAGKSTLAHALEERLHCQGYRTFVLDGDNVRQGLCGDLGFSDQDRRENIRRIAELSKLMLEAGLITLTAFISPFLAERKLARQLVQPGDFIEIYCRCALDVCEQRDVKGLYQKARNGEILKFTGISSPYEAPINPELVLETDRLDLGECVEQIMVLLKRKGIVSD; encoded by the coding sequence ATGGCATTACCAACCATAAGCGCATCGGCAAACACTGCATGGCATCACGCCACCGTCACTCGTGGCTGCCGACAACTGCTTAATGGTCATCCAGCGGTTATTTTATGGTTCACCGGTTTATCCGGAGCCGGCAAATCCACACTGGCTCATGCACTTGAAGAACGCTTGCATTGCCAAGGCTACCGCACTTTTGTGCTGGATGGTGATAATGTACGCCAAGGCTTGTGTGGTGATTTGGGGTTTAGCGATCAAGACCGCCGGGAAAACATCCGGCGCATCGCCGAGCTGTCCAAATTAATGCTGGAAGCCGGCCTTATTACCCTCACCGCCTTTATTTCTCCGTTCCTGGCAGAACGAAAACTGGCCAGACAGTTAGTTCAGCCTGGGGATTTTATCGAAATCTATTGTCGATGCGCACTTGATGTTTGCGAACAACGCGATGTAAAAGGCCTGTATCAAAAAGCTCGTAACGGTGAGATTTTAAAGTTCACCGGCATTTCTTCACCTTACGAGGCTCCGATTAATCCAGAGTTGGTATTGGAAACTGACAGGCTGGATCTAGGGGAATGTGTTGAGCAAATCATGGTGCTGCTGAAACGCAAGGGCATAGTGAGCGATTGA
- a CDS encoding DHH family phosphoesterase, protein MAYFDIFNGDADGICALIQLRQAFPRKAQLITGCKRDIELLQRVPGGAGDQLSVLDIALPKNRPALMDLLDKQAEIFYVDHHAPGEIPHHAGFSPIINTDANICTSLLINQYVRQCWIGWAVTGAFGDNLIDSAISAAQPLGLTDRQLVQLQQLGIYINYNAYGESLADLHMAPDHLYQLLTGYASPLDFIADNPGVFNLLQSAYQEDMALTQTIKPEYQTGRIAVYILPDQKWARRVNGVWGNQLANQYPDRAHAVISHNQRGGYQISVRAPLSNRTGADAVCAGFAEGGGRQAAAGINHLERHRLDELIQALELAYG, encoded by the coding sequence ATGGCTTATTTCGACATCTTTAATGGCGATGCCGACGGCATTTGCGCCCTGATCCAATTGCGTCAGGCATTTCCGCGCAAAGCCCAACTGATTACCGGCTGCAAACGTGATATTGAATTATTGCAACGAGTGCCTGGCGGCGCGGGAGATCAACTCAGCGTCCTGGATATTGCGCTACCGAAAAATCGTCCGGCGCTGATGGATCTGCTGGACAAGCAAGCTGAAATATTTTATGTCGATCATCATGCGCCGGGTGAGATACCGCATCATGCCGGATTCAGCCCTATTATCAACACCGATGCCAATATCTGCACCAGCTTACTTATCAACCAGTATGTCCGACAGTGTTGGATAGGCTGGGCAGTGACCGGGGCGTTTGGCGACAATCTTATCGACAGCGCCATCAGTGCTGCCCAGCCGCTGGGATTAACTGACCGACAGCTCGTGCAACTCCAGCAATTAGGGATATACATTAACTATAATGCCTACGGCGAAAGTCTGGCCGATTTGCATATGGCTCCGGATCATTTGTATCAGTTGCTGACTGGCTATGCTTCGCCGCTGGATTTTATTGCCGACAATCCAGGGGTTTTCAATCTATTGCAAAGTGCTTACCAGGAAGATATGGCTCTCACCCAAACTATTAAACCTGAGTATCAAACCGGGCGTATTGCTGTTTATATTCTGCCGGATCAGAAATGGGCCAGAAGGGTTAATGGCGTTTGGGGTAATCAGTTGGCCAATCAATATCCAGACAGAGCGCACGCCGTTATTAGCCATAATCAGCGCGGTGGTTATCAGATTAGTGTGCGGGCACCGTTAAGCAATAGAACCGGTGCTGATGCCGTTTGTGCGGGATTTGCTGAAGGCGGTGGCCGCCAAGCCGCTGCCGGGATCAATCATTTGGAAAGACATCGCCTGGATGAGTTGATACAGGCTTTGGAATTGGCTTACGGTTAG
- a CDS encoding peptidase: MSIHRKMHALPTHTNRTIVLLSAGNLATTQAVVDQLARDMKENAAVNLNTVASLAEAAEYLGQISVCKQNRHTNANAGQNGFFPAATFILAGQIAPAAHGAYLIYPEGNFITTSSHTPYLQIGEIKYGKPVLDRFLKVDTSLHEAGRCCLISMDSTMRSNVSVGAPVDLLIYRKDSYHLQEYYCFQEDDDYLLQLRRLWHEKLKESFAALPHIGNNEMHTLPYYQD; this comes from the coding sequence GTGAGCATTCACCGAAAAATGCACGCACTGCCCACTCATACCAATCGCACCATCGTGCTGTTGAGTGCCGGCAATCTGGCGACCACTCAAGCGGTGGTGGATCAGCTGGCGCGTGACATGAAGGAAAATGCCGCCGTTAATCTGAACACTGTCGCCAGTTTGGCAGAAGCAGCGGAATATCTGGGTCAGATCAGCGTCTGTAAACAGAATCGCCATACTAATGCCAATGCCGGTCAAAATGGCTTTTTCCCAGCGGCCACTTTTATATTGGCCGGCCAGATTGCCCCCGCCGCTCATGGTGCTTATCTGATTTATCCGGAAGGTAATTTTATTACCACTTCTAGCCATACCCCCTATCTGCAAATCGGCGAAATCAAGTACGGGAAGCCGGTTCTGGATCGATTTCTAAAAGTCGACACCAGCCTGCACGAAGCCGGACGCTGCTGCCTGATCTCAATGGATTCCACGATGCGCAGCAATGTCAGCGTTGGCGCACCGGTAGACCTATTAATCTACCGCAAAGACAGTTATCATCTGCAGGAATATTACTGCTTTCAGGAAGATGATGATTATCTGCTTCAGTTACGCCGACTTTGGCATGAAAAACTCAAGGAAAGCTTTGCAGCGCTGCCGCACATTGGCAATAATGAAATGCACACATTACCCTACTATCAGGATTAA